The genomic region AACAGCTATAAAAATAATCATAAAAACAGTAATGGGCGGTATTATATTTTCTCTTTCCATTATAATAAATACGTTATATCTTTTAATAAGTAAAACAATCAAATATGCAAATAAATCAATGGAGATTATAGCACTTAATTCCACATAATAATATAAAAGCTCTTCGATATTTATATTAGCAACTAATGGAATTAAGGCCAATATTGCTTGAATTACTGCAAAGATAGGTGTGGATATTGTAATTATCAGTTTATCATAGGCTACAGATTTCCTGATATTTATTTTGATTGTGTCTATATTATTTAAAATATTATTTAAAATAGTTTGAAAATTATCGTTAAAATTGGGAAAATATTTTCTAATAATGTTAATAATTAGCCTTTAGCTCACTGATATTATTCCTTATATTATCAAGCTCTCTGTCAGTAGTTATAGTAGAAGTAACAATAAATGGATAAGGCTTGTTCGTTTTTTGTTAAGTTCTTTGAAAGTTCCCTTACCGTTTTCATCAATAAAAACAATCAGCATAAAAATTATATGAACAAGAGAGTTTTTAAATATTTTACTAGGCACTTCTATAGGATTAATTACAAGTCATTTAATAAATTCTGTAACCTCAAAAGAGGAGAAGGTAATAGAAGTGAATAATCCTTGTGAAAGAAGCCTAGCATATTTCAAGCAATAAGTGAATGGAATGAGTAACAATGATAATTCTAGATACGTAATTTCTTTATTCATTTTTCAGCAAGAAAAACATGTACCATAACAACGTGTAGAGCTAATTAATAAGATTTTTTAGAAGATTTGGAAAGTCCATAATTTTCGAATATGTAATCGATGAACTAATTACTTTAATGATTAATAACCTTTTAGCTATACAGAAAGTCATTGATTCAATCTTACAAGACGTTGAAAAGAATATCTTTCAGATAATTATTTTAGCCGATAGAGAAAATTCCCTTCATGACATAAATCAAATTGTTTAAGAAGATATTGGAAACTTATGTTCAACTAAATACGAAATCTACTAGCAAGAGAAGTGATATTGTAATTTCTCACGCTAATGAATAATGCTTAGAAACTTATTGGATTTCTACTGAGTCGTAGTAGTTACTAGTAAAATTTATATATTAGTAATTCTCACTCTTTACTATGAAAGTAAAGGTTACTAGAAACTTTCAAGTTACTATCCCCTCAGAGATAAGGGAAAAATTAGGTATAAAAGAAGGGAACTACGTTGAAGTAACTTTGGATGAAAGTAATGGAGCTATAATAATTAAGCCGTATAAAAGAAAGTGGACTACAATAAGATTGAATAGAAAAGTGGATCAAGAGGATATAGATAAGGCAGTTGAGGAGGCACTAAATGATAGTAGTTGATACGAACATATTGGTTTATTCAACTTTTGAAGATTCCGAGAACCATTCTGAAGCTCTAGAAATTATAGAAAAAGAGGACGTTAAAATTCCGCAGATAGTCGTTTATGAGTTTTTATGGGTTTTAGCTAAACTTGCATCAGATGTTTCCTTAATAAAAACTAAGATTGAAGAGTTAAGAGAGTTTGAAATTATATACGAAAACCCGGAAACCATACTTAATGGCGTAAAAATGTTAAAGGAAGACGGTAAACCTTTAAAGATGTTAAATGATTACGTTATTCTAGCCTTAGCTAAGGAATTAAAAGGAGATTTAGCAACCTATGATGAAAAATTAAGGAAAATTGCTGAAAAACATGGTGTAAGAACAATTCCTTAAGGATAAAGCGGAGATGGCAATCCTCAAATAACTCTTAGATAATATTAAGATTTAATTGTTTACTAGCTAACATCTAATGCTAAAGTGGATAAAGTTATAGGACATGTAACGATATCAAGAATAATAGTAATTTAATTTATGAGCTATTAAATTTCCTTAGGTTCTAGACTTTCTTCAGCATAAGTTCTGAATTAGACGTTAAATTAGAAGTTTAATGTAGTTTCTTAGGAAAAATTGAACAGATCACAAAGCAGCAATAAGGGATATGATTTCAAAGAAGATTGAACTAATAATATTTTATATAATTACCTAAAATCTTTGTATAGTTCTGAGGCAGCAAAAGCGAGCGGATATAAAGGTATTAAAGTAGAGTTTAGAATAATTGCTTTGCCATTGAGTACTTTATTATAGCTTATTATTACTTCCAATCTTTTCTTTTCTTCTTCGCTTAATTCTTTTCTTATTAACTCTAGAAGTATCTGAACGTAAGAGTACCTTTTTACTTCAGCTATCATCATTAGCCCTTCTTTTTTTATTTAGAACGAAAGAGATGAGTTTTTCTTTGGTTTCTCTGCTAATTTCTCCTACTTTTCCTTTCTTCCAATTATATATCGTTTTCCTACTTATTCCGCATTCTCTTTCTAATTCACTATCGCTCTCCTTAAGTTCTCCTAGGAGGTTAAGTATTTCAGAATCACTTAAAGAGACTGAAAGAACTTTGCGAGTACTTGTTCTTCTGCTATGTGTAACTTATTACACACTTAATCTAATAAGACAATAATAATGTACTGGCTTTAATACAAGAGTGTTTATAATATAAGAAGATTAGGAACTTCGTTAATATCTCTTTGTAACAAACTCTATTGGGCTTTACATTAAATTACTTAACTAATAAAGTATATGGAATTTTTTACTGTAAATATATCATAATTATATCATTTAAGAGTATTTAATTAATACACTTTTGTTATTTTCTTCCTTAATTATTTCGAAATACACTATGTTCTCCCATGGTATATAAACTTCGCTTTTTTCCGTATCTATAACTAGATCGTCCTTAACATCCTTAACTTTACCCTCTATGTCGTCCTTATTTGTATGTACTCTAATTCTTGGTCTGATACCAGATTTTAGAAAAATTGCTGATTCGAAATCTTCTCTATAGCGTAATTTTGGTAGAAAAATTCTACTTATCTGCAGTATTATTATTATAAAAATTTCTAAAATTATTATTATCTCAAGCAACACTTCATTTGAATAGAGTTTATATTTAATAATTTCAAAAATAGTGAAAAATATAGAATATATTATTAATTGTACAAAATAAGGATCGAAGTAAAGCCATGATTTATTTACAATTATATAAGTATTTTTGTTAAATATACTAAATAATATTCTAGTTACCACTTCTCTAAATGCAAAGTCGTCAAACAAAATGTAAAAGGGAGCATAAATTAACGGGAAGATGAGGGCAAGGTAAGAGAAATATGGTAATATAAAATCAGAAAATATGAAGAAATATAGAAGTAATTCTGCTTCTCTTACGGCATACATTGCCTCATATAGGGATAATAGATTCATCTTTTTATTCTCTTCTAGAGGAATTTCAATATGACGAAATAACGCCCTTAAGATTCTTACTCTACTTATACCAGTCACATATCGCCTTATGTATACTGCTGTTATGAGGGATATAGTACCTGAAATTATTGCGGAAATTATGTATGGCAAGAAATCTACATACACCGAAGATTCCGAGCTCATATTACTACAATCTTATCGTAATGCTAAAAAAATATGGAAAAATAGAGTGCAAAAGCGGGTAACAATTCGTAGTGAGCTATAAAAAGATCTCACTCTTCTTAATTCCTCAAACAACTCTCCGTGGACTTTTTCTTGTAATCATTACTTCTCTGTTTTTAACAAAAATAAGACGAAATACAATGCCTTTATTATACGAAGGCTATGAGGGAATCGGAGAGTGCAAATTCATTGAGGCAGTAGCTCTGATCACTTAAACTCTCCTAAGCTATTAAAAGATGTTTTGAGAAAGGAGATCATATTCCATGCTCGCGAGGCTTTCGTTGCTTTTTAAAGGATGCTCTAACTTCTTTGAAAATCACAACGTCTATTGACTAATTATATAAAGGAATTATTCACGCCAAATGTGTGGTGTATCCCTTAATTTTATTCCCTGCAGAAGAGACAATACTAAACTTCAAAATATATTACGAGAAGTTTTCTTCCGCAGTATGCTTTAAAATCTGGTCTTTCTTTACAAACTTCTGAATTGCGTTTTCACTCAATCTCATTGTTTCTGCATATGTAGAATTTGTTTAAGCTTAGTATGATAATTTTCATAATAATCTAATAAAGATGGATTTTTCATGTTATTATGAATAGAGAGCTTGCACTTAAATGGATTGTTTGGACGAATTATTTTTATGAAAGTCTCATCAATATCGAAACTCTTTTTACATGGGTTAGGAATATAAAATAGAAATAACGCATAACCTAACTCCTGTGGATAAGGAGGCAAAGATTGTTTATTTGAGCGATTGCAGCTTAGTGAGACGTGTGGATTACATTATCCTTTCATTGACTCTGATTAACGGCTTAGGTGAGGAAATTATTCCAGTATGCGGGGAGTTCACAATGGATAAATACAAGGAGCACCTCTCGCAATAACTGTACTGGCTTTCTAAGTAGTGATGAAAGTACTAGTTGATACCAATATAATTATAGAAAAAGAAATAAACTATTTAACTTACTTGGGGGCTATGATCCAGTATATTCAGACCTTGTTGTTGCAGAAGTGATGAAGGTAATAAGGAAAAATGCACTTGAAGCTATGAAGAAAAATAAACGGGAAGTAGCCAATAAATATTTCGCGTTTGGTCGAGAATTTTTGAAGATGTGATATCGGCAAAATGTTCAATTAGAATATCCGAACATAAAGGATTTTGTTGAGGCATTTGAAGTGATGAAAGATAAAGACGTAGACGCTGTTGATGAAGTTCTTGCTGTAATTGCTAAAAGGCAAGGAGTTAATGTTCTATCTAACGATAAGGATTGGGATAGGCTAAAGGATTACGCAAAGCGTGTAAACATATAATAACATATGTAGGGCAAGATAACCGTCAATAACTATTTTATTTGAAAATAATAACTCTTTTATCTCTTTAGTTACAAAAATTTGTATGAAATTAATAAAGTTATCTGTACTAGTATGGTTTATATAATATTAATAATTCTTGCCTTTTAATTCTCGTAATTGCTGTGAAATTTGCAGTGTGAAAATTCAAGGTATAGCGTCTCTATCATTTGGTATTAATTAGATTACTTAATCAAATATCATTTAGATATCCATGACTCTAAATAAGCGATGACTAGTTGGCAAGCATTTTTTCGCTTTCTTCAAGCATTTTTCTTACCTTTTCTACTCTAGGTATGATGTCATTTATTGTAAGCTTTGCCTCATGAAAACCCCATACGTGAAGCGAGTATCCAGCGTCCCAGCCTGACAATACCCAGTCTCCCAATTTCTGAGAGAGCTTACTAGAAGCCGACACGAGGAGGTAAGTATACCATCTGCCTTCCTTCAAGGTTTTTTGATATTCTTCAAGGTTAAACTTCTCAGACAAAGCCTTAATTAGCTCTTCCGCAACTTTATAAGCCTTTTCAGAAGCTTGAACTGGGTCGTTCTTCTTTAAGTACTCCTCGCATTCTTTCATATACTTTTTAGCTAGATCAAGCCTAAGCTTTATCTCCTCTTTAGGATCATTCTTGCTTATCAGTACGTCTTCAACGTTAATTCCTATATCTTCGGCCTTCTTTATTAGCTCCTCCATATGTGAGAATTGTGATGGATAATTAATAAATTATTTTAGTTTGAAACTCTCGCGTGATGATTCAATTATTTAACTATTAATTAAATATTTTGTGTAAAATAAATGAGTTTACTCTTAGAAATTTATGCAAACTGCTAGTTAAGTAGTTAATAGAGCTTGTATTTAATTTGTTAACGGCAACATTAGGCTCATAACAAATTAATACCTAGAGTACATAATAGGAATTATGGAAGAGTGGGGATTTAGTCAGTCCGGTTCTCAGATTTCCACGAATTTTCAGTCCTTATCCTTCTCTAGCGCTCCTTTTCAAGTGCTAGTAGATAATGATTTTGGTAATCTTATAGTTGAATTCAAGAGAAGTGTTGAGAAAAGCTTTGAAGGTGAGGCTTTTGTCACTATTGGAGTCGACAAGAACGGTAGGATATCTTACATCTCAATAGAACCGTTAGATAAAGATCTAAAAGAAGGTATAAAGGGAATTAAAAGTGAGTGAAGTCCTAAACTATACCTTACAAGAAATTCAAGAAGGGAAGTACAAGATAGAAACCGATGAAGAAAACTTAGAGTTAATTCTTCACCCTGTTTTGCTCAAAGTGTTCAAGAAGGACGACAAATACTCTTTCGTGGTTCAGAACATTATATCTGTGAATACTGATAAGCCAAGATTTGGCCCTCTTTGCTCTAGTAACACTTTAAATTCCAGACCGGCTAAGATTAGGAAGATTGAGGTTTTAAACGAGCCTAAGATTGTGTTGAAAATAGATGAGAAAATTTTCAACATTATAATAAAAGTAACTAATATTTCAATTTATCCAGATTATAGGGACTCATTTGGCTCACCATGCGTGATGGTTTCAACGGTGGTTTTATATTAAGTGCGAATTTACGAGACATGCTCAAGAAAGGTTAAAACTCAGGCTAGAAGAACTAAGCAAAAATTACGGGATAGAAATAGTAGGTGAAATTCGGAGAGTAATTGATGAGTTTTGTAAAGATGAGAAAGTATTTGCCAAAAAACTTAATGATGAGGAAAGTTATTGTAAAAAATTAAGTTTTAATTGTTTATATCTTATCGTGGTTTTTGTCCAGTCTGATAATAAAAGAAGAATTATTACATTATTTCCTACTAATAAACCGTCAACAATTAAGAAATTTTGTTAACTTTACCGAAAGACCGTAATATATATTTATTATCTAACATTGTAACTTAGGGGTTTGGACTTCATAGGATTTCATATCAATTCTAGCCCTTGGGCTTTACCAGAGTAACTTCCGTTACCCTTCCACCCCTTAGCGGGATAACCCCAAACTTTCATGTATGCATGTAAATCCATGGAGTAATTGAAAGTATTAAAAATTAAGGAGAAATTACGCCACGGTAAACACAATATTTGACTGTAATAAATCATTTTCTCTAGCGCTTTTTAGTAAGGATTTAGTTGGCTAGAATAAGCTTAAACTTTCTAATTAAACGTTGAACTTAGAGCTCATCCTTCTCATATTAATTTAAGAAAATTAGCTGACCCATGGCGTATTAATTCTAGAAAATTTTAAATAGGTACTTTTAATTAAAAATTAATTGAGTAGCGTAGCGCTATAGATGAGGGAACACCTGGCGTAGCGGCCACGTGTTCCCGATTATTCCACTTCCGCAAAATATGTCCAAGTCTTAATTCCCTATCCTTCTATCTTTCCCGTCTTCGGATTTTTATCCAGCTTGTTACTAATTATCTCAAATAATTTTTCACTGTTTTCGTTAAGTACATGTTTCCTTATAATGTAACCGGCAAAATCTGATATTTGTAAAGCGTCATAATTAGCAGAATTTGCAAATAAAATAGGTTTAAAGATTCTCCCTATAGCCGATGTCCTTGTTATGAACGCATTATTGAGTAACTCATCCTCCATAATTTTAACTACGTTCATTTGATCCTTTGCCATTTGATAATCCTTATCTACATTTATCTGATCATGCACAATAAGTATCCATTCATTTGAATATTCTCTATCTGCTAGTTTAAGTACTCTCTCAAATAAATGCCTATAAGCTATTCTCATCACATCTATGCTCAAATCTTTATCATCTTTCACTAGTCTATGAGGAACAGTTAGTCTTTCTCCGATTCTTTTCTTTTTTAATATATAATCTTTAAATACAACACTGGATATGATTCTTAAATTCAAGCTTCTGATGACTTCAGCAAATTCGCTTGCAAAATCGCGTATTTGAGCTTCAGAAAGAGGAAAATTCTTTCTTGGATGGAAAAGATCACTTGCATGAATCTCCATATTAGTAGGTAATCCGTAATTAGCTTTTAGCTTGCTAATACTTTTCCTTATATTGTCAAGCTCTATATCAGTAGTTATAGTAGAAGTCACAATATATGGATAAGGCCTGTTAGTTCTTCTGTTAAATTCTTTGAAAGTGCCTTTACCGTTTTCATCTATAAAAACAATCAGCACAAAAATTATGTGAACATGAGACTTTTTAAATATTTTGGTTAGATGTGTTTCCATTTATAGATTTTAATTTTTGAAAATTAAATAATAAGTCTGCTCACATTCATTTTCATACTAGCTAAATACAAAAACTTAAGCTTCTAATATAAAAGTTTACGTTCAAGAAGTGCGAGATTTTTAAAGTATATATGAGCTTCATAGTATATGCACAGCTATACTTAATCATAGAAAATTGGATATTAACTTAAGAAAGCATGGGTCAGATTTTTCCAGATACAAATTTCTATTAGTAAATAATACTAGAACTATTAAGTACTTTCGTTCTATCTCCTTAGCCACTTTGATTCGTAGATTAAATATTTCTTACAGCTCTGCTTTCTTTTTATTTCTAGATTTAGCTAATTCTTTATGCGTTCTTTGTTTTTTTCTGGAAAATATTTCATGAATTTCTTTATTTTAGGATCAATTACTAACTTACAGTAAGGATAATTCCTATGTTTATCGTAGAAATTGTGGTGATAGTCCTCAGCCTCATAAAATACCTCGAATGGTACAACCTCAGTAACTACTTTTTTACCCAGCCTTGCTTCTACTTCCTTTATCATTTCTTCAGCTATTTTCTTCTGCTCCTCATTATGATATAGGATGATTGACCTATACTGGCTACCGACGTCATTACCTTGCCTATTGGGAGTGGTAGGATCGTGAATTGCAAAAAAGATCTCTAGAATTTCCCTATACGATATAACGTTAGGATCATACGTAATTTGTACAACTTCTGCGTGACCAGTTTCGTCTGTGCACACTTCCTCGTAAGTAGGATTAGGAACGTGACCACCGGAATATCCAGGCTTAACGTCTATTACTCCTTTAACTCTTGAGAATACTGCCTCGGTGCACCAAAAGCATCCTCCACCTAGTGTAGCTTTTTCCATAAAAGGAATATTGCATAGACGAATTTTAACTTATGTTAGAATAGATTTTATACTCTCTCACGAACTTTTTAGGGATAACCCTCTATTTTATATCTCATGAATACGAATTTGTAGAAATACAATCTTTAAAAAGATGATCTCATCAAATTATATAGGTAAGAATGATTAAAATTACCAATATAGGCAAGGCAGTAGGTTATATTACCGGTGGAAGCATAGTTTTTGTAATAACTGAGGCTCTCATTCACCTTTCTCCTCTCTATATTTTCCTTACGGTTGTTGCATATCTCCTTACTATTATAGTGGTCACATTCATGCTCATTCGATTTGAGAGAGAGTCTGAAACCGATAAAATTAAGGCTAAAGTTCTGGCAGAAGAGGATGAGAGGATGCTTGAGATTCTAAATAGTAACTGCCTAAACGCTAAAGGGACAGAAAAGGATCTCTGTGAGAAATTAAACGAATATTTAGAGGCAAGAATTAGTGCTTTTTCGATCTTAGAGAAGTAAAAGCTTCATAATAAGTTTTTAACATATCTTTTAGCACTTTACCAACTTTTACTCCGAATTTAGTCAAAACTATCACGTCGCCTTTCCTTTCAATTATCCCTAAATCTTCTAAGCTCTTGACTTTCTCTTTAACAAGTCCTGAAATATTATCTAAGTGTTGAAATTTCTCTCCAACTTTCCTTTCTAATTCCTCTTCGGATATATTACTGTTAGCCATTATAATTGACGTGATTAACGTCATAATTCCGTCATTGAAAATCTCTGACGCTGTTTCGTGCACATCCTTACCGAACACGTCAATCCCTTAATCTATGAGTGTGTATAATACCTTATTAAATATACTGTAAGTAATTACGTGTAAGCTTTTGCCTTCTTTTAAATGAATGGATTTATAGGATGAGTACTTATTTAGATTCTTTAGTTAGTAATAATTAAAGAGAAAAAGTAATATATATTGGCTTATAGTTGTAAGTTTTGAATTACTCTAACAATCATTAGATTATTTCACAATTGCATTATAACATATATCTACATATCTTATATTGTATTGTCTTTATAGTTTATTATCGCTCCTACTTTTCTTAAAAGTTCTTCTCCCACTATTCTATAACCGGCGAGTTAAGGACAGTCGATATAACTTCTTTCCCTAAATACTTTATCTTAGCCAATTTAACGTACGTGGAATAGCATTCCATAGAGGCTGTGTATATTCTAGGCCCTTGATCGTATGGAATCTTGTCGAAAACTTCTTTATTTACTATTATTTCTCCATCGAACCCAGTGTCTATTTTAGCCTTAATTTTCACACCTTCAATCTCTAACTCAAGGTCCAAGGAAATACACCTTATTTGGAACTTCAACTCTTACTCTCTTTCCTTCCTTTCTCTTTTTCTCCATATAATTATAGGCTTCGGTCTCGTTATCGAACACTTTCTCTTCTTCTAAATAATTTTTAATTACCTCTCCCGCTAGTTTAGAGTTCCACGTGTTAGTAGTGTAAAGAAACACGTAAAGCTCTTCCTTTTTATGTTGCAATTTCTCAATATTAGACATCTCTCTAGAATATTTAACTCTTTGTATTGAAGTAAACTTTCCTGTTTTCAGATTTATATGTTAGATTATCGTTAAAGCCTACCTTCTATTTCGTGCGACACTTAAAAATAAGTGCAAGCTTTCCCTTATTTAAATAGTAAAATGATTATTTAAGTTTATTAGATGCTCTGGCATTCTACTCATATCAGAAGTAATAAGCTGTTTATTATTTAAATCATAAGTAGTGATTATGAGTATTAACTAATCTATTGAATCAAACGAGAAAATTTCGTATTTTTCTATTTATTTTAGTCAATGTCAACTTTAGTATATTATAAGCAATTTTTAAGATAGTCATTACTTCTCTTCTTATTAAACTAATACATTGTTTAATTCTTTTTCAGTTTGTTGCTAAATCGGCTTGAGTGGAGAATGGACCTATAAGTAAATTACTTAATGGTTTTAATAGGTTTTTTAATTGCCAAAGTAAAGTATTAGCTATGAAGAATAAAATACTCATGATAGTTCTTGCAGTAGCAATAGCTTCTTCCCTAGTTTTTTACGTCGGATTTCAAAACTACATATTATCTCAAAATCCTGAAGGCTATAATGGAATTACCACTGTTAAGATAGCAAAAGCTGAAACAGAGCTTAATCCTCCCCCTAATGCCTACGTATGTCCTAAGAACAACAGCATAATATTTACATCAAGCAATATAAATCTTATAGTGCTAACCATGGGCCATATAAGGGCAGAAAATCTAACCGGAAGAACTCCGCCAGCCTATGCCCAACATAACGTGTTTGTAATTTACGGACTAATTAATCCTACATTGATAATCCCTGAAGGTGCAATCATTCACGTTACGGTTATAAACTTGGATGCAGGAGACTGCCATAACTTTGTCATTACCACTATTTCACCGCCTTATTCGTATAACGTGATGATGGGAGGAAATATGATGAACAACGTGATGATGAATAAAAATAGGTACTTTATTTCTATGATGCCTTTATTACCTCACGCTAACTATTCAACCGGTGAAGCTTATGAATATTCGTATACCGTCTCCATATCTTCTCCTGGCACTTATTGGTATATATGCACATATCCGGGCCACGCTGAGATGGGAATGTACGGTAAAATAGTTGTGGTGAGCTAAAATGGAGAATTATCAAGTTTTAGGAATAGTAGGTTCCGTTCTATTATTAGTAGCTTTTGTTATTCCATTTTATATGGGCTATTATTTTATGGGAGGATACTACGGCGGTATGATGGGTGGTATGATGGGAGGTTATCCGCATAGAGCCATCTTTTTCGCTTTTCCTGTCATTATGGCCCTTCCTGCATTAGTACTTGGTTTAATAGGTTCATTAATTTCAGATAGACAAATAGGCGGTGTGCTATTAATTATAGCTGCAGTCCTTTCTATTCCAGTATTTTTCGGATTCTTTGGAATTTCTTTTATATTATTACTTATCGCGGGTATCTTAGCACTGACTCAAAAGAAATAATTGTAGTAGTATTATTTTTCTTCTTCTTTTTCCTCTTTTTATCCTTTTGATCTTTGTTAGAAAATTTTATAAAAAATAGCAAGAGCTCATCATATGAAAGTTGTAATAAAAGAAAGTGGGAGAGGAATATATAAGATAATAGTTAATGATCCGTTTCCTCCAGTAGAGTTTCCTTTTGAAGGAAAGGACTCCGAAAAGGACCTTTCGTTCTTTTCATTAAATATTACAGAGAGCGACGGCAATATATTAATAGAGAAAGATTTGGATATTAAAGAACACGTACTTGGTTTAGGAGAAAAAGCTTACGAACTGGATAGGAGAAGAGGAAGGTTTATAATGTATAACGTTGATGCAGGAGCATATGACAAGTTTAGTGACCCCCTTTATCTGAATGTTCCTTTTATGATAACGGTAAAAAACGGTGTAGCTAGGGGATACTTCATAAATACCGCCTCAAAGGTTATATTCGATATAGGTGTAGAAGATTACGGTAAGATAAAGATAAAAATTCCAGAGCCTTCGGTAGAGATTTACTTCTTTGAAGGTCCTACGATCGAAAGAGTCTTAGAGCAATACAGCGAGATTACTGGCAAGCCTTTTCTTCCTCCTATTTGGGCTTTTGGTTACATGATTTCTAGATATTCTTATTTTCCTCAGGATAAGATAGTCAAATTATTAGATGAATTAAAAGAAGAAGGTTTTAATGTAACGGGAGTGTTTTTGGATATTGATTATATGGATTCTTTTAAATTGTTTACTTGGAATAGGGAGAGGTTTCCCGATCCTAGGAAGTTTATTGAGGAGGTTCATTCTCGCGGTGTTAAGGTTATAACTATTGTTGATCATAGCGTTAGGGTTGATCAGAACTACGAAGTTTTTATTTCCGGTTTGGGTAAGTATTGTGAGACTGATAAGGGTGATTTGTTTGTTGGTAAGATGTGGCCAGGTAATTCTGTTTACCCAGACTTCTTTAGGGAAGAAACAAGGGATTGGTGGAGTGAGCTTATTTCAAAATGGCTTTCCCAAGGGGTTGACGGCATTTGGCTTGACATGAACGAACCAACAGACTTTACCAAAGTTTTTCAGATTAGGGAAGTTTTAGGATCTACTCCTATAGAATTTAGGGACGATAGGATGTATTATACTTTTCCGGATAACGTTATTCACTACTTAAGAGGTAAGAAAGTGTCTCATACTCAAGTGAGGAATGCTTATCCTTATTATGAGGCAATGTCAACATTTGAAGGATTTAAGAAGGCAGGGAGAGACGAAATCTTCATATTATCTAGATCAGGTTACGCCGGAATACAAAAATATGCTTTCGTATGGACGGGAGATAATACTTCAGCCAGAGATCAACTAATCTTACAACTTCAGACTGTGCTCGGCTTGTCAATTTCTGGCATTCCATATGTTGGGATAGATATTGGAGGATTTCAAGGAAGGTTAAGTAAGGTTGAAAACTCTCCCGAAATATTACTTTACATGTTCAGGCTAGCCATGTTCTTTCCGTTTTTCAGGACTCATAAAGCTAAAGACGGTATAGATGTTGAGCCAATATATTTACCTCATTATTATAAGGAAAAAGTAAGGGATGTCATAAATACTAGGTATAAATTCCTTCCTTACATCTATTGTTTGGCTAAGGAGGCGCACGAGACTGGTCATCCAATTATTAGACCTTTATTTTACGAATTCCCAGAAGATGAGGATACTTACAAAATTGAGGATGAGTACATGCTAGGCAAATACGTACTATATGCTCCACAACTTGGAGAAAATAGAGTAGTTTATTTACCTGGAAAATGGTTCGAATACTCAAC from Acidianus ambivalens harbors:
- a CDS encoding PaREP1 family protein, with translation MEELIKKAEDIGINVEDVLISKNDPKEEIKLRLDLAKKYMKECEEYLKKNDPVQASEKAYKVAEELIKALSEKFNLEEYQKTLKEGRWYTYLLVSASSKLSQKLGDWVLSGWDAGYSLHVWGFHEAKLTINDIIPRVEKVRKMLEESEKMLAN
- a CDS encoding DUF3800 domain-containing protein, giving the protein MLIVFIDENGKGTFKEFNRRTNRPYPYIVTSTITTDIELDNIRKSISKLKANYGLPTNMEIHASDLFHPRKNFPLSEAQIRDFASEFAEVIRSLNLRIISSVVFKDYILKKKRIGERLTVPHRLVKDDKDLSIDVMRIAYRHLFERVLKLADREYSNEWILIVHDQINVDKDYQMAKDQMNVVKIMEDELLNNAFITRTSAIGRIFKPILFANSANYDALQISDFAGYIIRKHVLNENSEKLFEIISNKLDKNPKTGKIEG
- a CDS encoding AbrB/MazE/SpoVT family DNA-binding domain-containing protein, encoding MKVKVTRNFQVTIPSEIREKLGIKEGNYVEVTLDESNGAIIIKPYKRKWTTIRLNRKVDQEDIDKAVEEALNDSS
- a CDS encoding helix-turn-helix domain-containing protein; this encodes MLNLLGELKESDSELERECGISRKTIYNWKKGKVGEISRETKEKLISFVLNKKRRANDDS
- a CDS encoding plastocyanin/azurin family copper-binding protein, which gives rise to MKNKILMIVLAVAIASSLVFYVGFQNYILSQNPEGYNGITTVKIAKAETELNPPPNAYVCPKNNSIIFTSSNINLIVLTMGHIRAENLTGRTPPAYAQHNVFVIYGLINPTLIIPEGAIIHVTVINLDAGDCHNFVITTISPPYSYNVMMGGNMMNNVMMNKNRYFISMMPLLPHANYSTGEAYEYSYTVSISSPGTYWYICTYPGHAEMGMYGKIVVVS
- a CDS encoding DUF2642 domain-containing protein, which encodes MSSESSVYVDFLPYIISAIISGTISLITAVYIRRYVTGISRVRILRALFRHIEIPLEENKKMNLLSLYEAMYAVREAELLLYFFIFSDFILPYFSYLALIFPLIYAPFYILFDDFAFREVVTRILFSIFNKNTYIIVNKSWLYFDPYFVQLIIYSIFFTIFEIIKYKLYSNEVLLEIIIILEIFIIIILQISRIFLPKLRYREDFESAIFLKSGIRPRIRVHTNKDDIEGKVKDVKDDLVIDTEKSEVYIPWENIVYFEIIKEENNKSVLIKYS
- a CDS encoding PIN domain-containing protein → MIVVDTNILVYSTFEDSENHSEALEIIEKEDVKIPQIVVYEFLWVLAKLASDVSLIKTKIEELREFEIIYENPETILNGVKMLKEDGKPLKMLNDYVILALAKELKGDLATYDEKLRKIAEKHGVRTIP
- a CDS encoding clan AA aspartic protease translates to MDLELEIEGVKIKAKIDTGFDGEIIVNKEVFDKIPYDQGPRIYTASMECYSTYVKLAKIKYLGKEVISTVLNSPVIE
- the msrA gene encoding peptide-methionine (S)-S-oxide reductase MsrA, yielding MEKATLGGGCFWCTEAVFSRVKGVIDVKPGYSGGHVPNPTYEEVCTDETGHAEVVQITYDPNVISYREILEIFFAIHDPTTPNRQGNDVGSQYRSIILYHNEEQKKIAEEMIKEVEARLGKKVVTEVVPFEVFYEAEDYHHNFYDKHRNYPYCKLVIDPKIKKFMKYFPEKNKERIKN